From a region of the Branchiostoma floridae strain S238N-H82 chromosome 13, Bfl_VNyyK, whole genome shotgun sequence genome:
- the LOC118429002 gene encoding microsomal glutathione S-transferase 1-like, which yields MASAGLSFENPVFAAYAAYSSVVLLKMFCVTGYTTITRFRVGVFANPEDVKGNKGAKVRLDNSDVERVRRLHRNDLENIPAFLAVGLLYVMTGPSAGAALWHFRVFTAARCLHTVAYLAGVQPWRVLCFLTGLVPTLSMTVQVLMAGAL from the exons ATGGCGTCCGCAGGCCTGTCGTTTGAGAACCCCGTGTTCGCGGCTTACGCTGCCTACTCCAGTGTGGTCTTGCTGAAGATGTTTTGCGTGACGGGCTACACCACCATCACACGTTTCAGAGTGGGG GTTTTCGCTAACCCAGAGGACGTCAAAGGCAACAAGGGAGCTAAGGTTCGACTTGACAACTCTGACGTGGAGCGCGTGCGCAGGCTTCACCGCAACGACCTGGAGAACATCCCTGCCTTCCTGGCC GTGGGTTTGCTGTACGTGATGACCGGCCCGTCCGCCGGGGCGGCCCTGTGGCACTTCCGTGTCTTCACGGCGGCCAGGTGTCTCCACACCGTGGCTTACCTGGCAGGTGTGCAGCCCTGGCGTGTCCTGTGTTTCCTGACGGGACTAGTCCCTACCCTAAGCATGACTGTACAAGTGCTGATGGCAGGAGCTCTGTAA
- the LOC118429001 gene encoding microsomal glutathione S-transferase 1-like isoform X1, translated as MADRVLEFANPVFASYAAYAGLASMKMMGMMVVTVYYRRMKGVHANPEDTLFTSFGAKDKAVVRTDHPDIERVRRLHLNDLENIPPFLVVGLLYVLTKPSSDVAVWHFRAFLASRLLHTACYLGGLQPWRSIFFVFGYVTTVSMAVQVVAIGSL; from the exons atggcggacagaGTCTTAGAGTTTGCTAACCCCGTGTTTGCGTCCTACGCCGCTTACGCAGGGCTGGCATCCATGAAGATGATGGGCATGATGGTAGTCACAGTTTACTACCGCCGTATGAAGGGG GTTCATGCGAATCCAGAGGACACCTTGTTTACCTCATTTGGAGCTAAAGATAAGGCCGTGGTTCGAACCGACCACCCAGACATCGAGAGAGTTCGGCGGCTGCACCTGAACGACCTCGAGAACATCCCACCATTCCTTGTG GTAGGCCTCCTATACGTGCTGACCAAACCGTCGTCTGACGTTGCCGTGTGGCACTTCCGCGCCTTCCTGGCCTCCCGCCTGCTCCACACCGCCTGCTACCTGGGCGGGCTGCAGCCCTGGCGATCCATCTTCTTCGTATTCGGCTACGTCACTACCGTCAGCATGGCCGTACAGGTGGTGGCCATAGGGTCTTTGTAA